Within the Populus trichocarpa isolate Nisqually-1 chromosome 14, P.trichocarpa_v4.1, whole genome shotgun sequence genome, the region tttttttatgctttaagaTATTCAAAAAGTTCAACATTATTCTTCATTATCtaacaataaataacaaaatctaaCAATGagtacatatttttaatttttaggtttttaagtattttcaaaggatgaaagaagaaaatataaccaaaataattaataaaaagtacaaataaacatgaaaaacaagttttcaccatataacaaaaaaaatctaaaacgaaaaacaaattcattatggccattaacatattttattattcaccGCTACAGTATAATTATCATTTTGCTCTTCCAAGAACAATCAAATGCTTTGGTTTTAGAGATATTTTGGTGTTTTCTCAAGGCCCATTAATCATCAAAGAATTGACTGGGGATATAAGtgtcttttctagtttttcaagCATAGTAAAATGATCTAATTActctctaaataaaaaaaaattaaactatcacACATGGGTAttatgcttttagtttttttaaatacaataaaatgacaagtttatcctttaaataaaaaaataaaccatgcaTCTGAGGCCCTTTTGGTCTTTTCACTCAAGTTTTTCtgttattggaaaaaaaaaaaaaaaaggttttggtGTATGGAAAGCGCCTGCACATTTCATATGTGGTGTCtcttaatggaaaaaaaatacggTGTTTTTGAATATGTTGTTGCATCTTAAAAATACGGTGTATGGAAGGTGCCTGCATATTTAATGTATGGAAGGCGCCTGCACATTTGATGTGATGActcttaatgaaaaaaaaaacagtgtttTTAAATGCATTGTTGCATCTTAAATATCTCttcttatgaaaaataattaatacagaCTCACAGCACAAACCCACGTCTAATTCCATAACTATATGTGAATGATGATATGAAAACTCCTTAAGAACCATAaagttaatattgaaaaataaaataaaatataaggatgGAAATGCAAGTTTAATGATGTATAAGGGTAAGAATGAAGTTTACAtgtactaaaaaaaaaggatttattgaaaaaaaaaaaaacatataaaatcaacCAATGGCAACTTAAATAGACACGAACAAGAGTACAGATTCCTTTTTCTGTCGAGTAACACAGAATCATTCTCCCTTGCTGTTCTCTACTACGCATGCTTGTATGGCcttctgtctctctctctctagtaaTCAGTCAGTCtgattattatggattagacttttctttgttttctaacCTTAAACTCTCCTAAATTCTTATCTCCGTCTCACCCCATCACGAAAAAGAAAACCTTCATCGAAACCTTGGTGGTCGCCGGTTGGTTCCGGCATGATCTACGACCCTGATTGAGCTGGGAGTCAAAATTCGATGGTTTCGCGTGGGAGTGGGACCACCTGATCATCATCATCGTAAAGTAAAATGAAGACAAGGTTATAATTTAGGTAATTTGTATTGCTAAAGTACTAGATAGATGGTTTACTTTAATTATCACTGTATTTAtggctattttttaaatatatatttttttgaattatttgtgaactgattgattttttttttgttaattaatattaatttactcTTTAATTGCTAATTCTTTATACTTTTAAGTTGTCAGCTATAATTTCCACTGTTGGGAAAATGCAAGAAATTGAATTCTGGAGCCAAAAGCTACTGCTGCTGGTCTTAGCatggtaaaattataaatttttactgtGGGCTgtcagtttgatttttattctattatcagaattgaaagaattaatttttggagaaaaagaaactgattaaatcacatattttggatcatttttctTGGCAACTTATCAAGGGAtatatagatgttttttttcttgtctttcttattaattattgttggaatttatttatttacatgaattatttatttaccatGGAAGAAGAGTACAGGAACTATAAATTGGTTATATGTTCGAAAATGCTGTGTGAGTATCCGCAAAATAAATGGTTTCCGAATTGTTTGATGTGGGGTATAGCTTTGAAACGTTGTAATCCATTACGTTATATGTGAAAGGAATTAATTGTCTTGCTTGTTGGTTGATTGAATATGTGCATCATTTGGCTTGTTTACTGCAAAGGGAGTGTTGGCGTATCTCTGCACAAGATCGTTGATTTGTTAGATGGGAGtgttattttacaaataaaatgtcGATGCACATCCATTTGTGTATAATATGTGAGTATGCTTTACCTTTTATCCCAACTGCGCACACTTGAGTTCATCAGTGCGCGCGGTTGGGATAAAAcactcaaaataaaacaacaactaGAAGAACAATGGTTAAAGTGcttgctatttttatttctactaGTGATTGATACTGATACAAAATCTGTATCGACATCATGCCTTAATTCTAAATCAAGCATACATGATTTTGATTACCAgccttcttttatatatttagattttcttaattttcccaTATCACTATGAagaactttaaaatattttttgtttgaattttgaattagtTGGTCTCGACTGTCAATTTGCAAATTCTCGCtattattaactttattttgatgCCTCTTCAGGTATGAACAACCACCAAAATGAAGTCCGCGGTTAATTGCAGTAATGGCATCTTGAATTAATCTCTTTGGTTTGTTCTATAACTTCCCAAATTAAGATGGTTTCTTCAGAGGAAGTTCCAGATGAAGTTTCTCCCAAGGAGTTGCAGAAAAGACAGAGCCTAGATGATGGTACTGACACAAAACCACAGACCCATGATGTTGGAGGTGCTTCACAACAAGAAGGAATCCCTGCTTCATATGCCCCTGGGAAATCTTTGGAGAATAGTGGGGGGCGAATATCGGAGTTAGACAAAGAAGGAAGTGTTTCTTCTATAACACCGCGGAAGGTCTCACATACCCCTGGCAGTGATCTCCGTTCCTTGCAATCTGGTCAGGAAGGAAGGACTCCTATCATGCGGGAAAAAGTGTCAGAGGATGGATATCACTGGCGAAAATATGGGCAGAAATTTGTTAAAGGAAATGAATTTATACGGAGCTATTACAAATGTACACATCCAAGTTGTCAAGCGAAAAAGCAGTTGGAATGTTCACATGATGGGAAGCTTGCTGATATTGTTTACCTTGGTGAGCATGAGCATCCCAAACCTCAACATAACCTCCCACAAGCTGTTGGTTGCGTCCTGTCCGTTGTTGAAGAAAAACCTGATCATCTTTTATTCACTGGTGTTGAAGGTATCAGAGAAAAAATCACCATTTTGTCCATTTGTTTTGCTCTTAACCAACAGaagattttattattgtgttctTTTATTTGAATGCTAATTGATAAATGCAGAAAGTCATGAACCTCATCCGATTGAGTCAACAAATACCCCTCAGATCTCTTCTGTTACGTCCAGTGAGGATGTGAAACGTGTGCTATCAGAACCAAAAAGGATAAGGGATGAGGTTGATGTAGATGATGATCAACGCTCAAAACGACGGTAAGTTAATAAATGGCTATAAATTTACTCTATTGTTTCAAGCATGAGCTAACTCTTTTGTTTCAAATGAACAAAATAGGAAGAAAAGTAGCTGTAATGACAGCTCTACTCCTGTAGATACACCAACTAGTGAGCCACGTCTTGTCATTCAAACAAAAAGTGAGGTCGATATTGTCAGTGATGGGTATCGATGGCGTAAATATGGGCAGAAATTGGTAAAAGGCAATCCAAATCCCAGGTAACTGTCAAATTTAACGAACTCAACAAGGTTAGACCTGGGTTTATACATTTTTAGTTTACATCTCTCCCCTCTGTTTATGAAGATATGTCAGGAGATGCCTCCTTATATTGGTAGCATATTGAATTGGTTGCTAGTCTGCATGTAGAGACAAAAATACCTAAGCTGTTTGAGTACATGCTGACTTTGTTCTTTCATCACATTATGTAGGAGCTACTACAGGTGTTCAAGTCCTGGATGTCCAGTAAAGAAACATGTAGAGAGGGCATCTCATGACCCAAAATTGGTTATAACCAGTTATGAGGGACAACATGATCACGATATGCCTCCTTCTAGGACTATTACTCATAACACAACTGGTCTCAACACTTGTACAACTACCATCCAGAATGGCGAGTTAGGTACAAAATCAGGAGAAAGCAATGCCATTTCCCTTGAAATGGTTGTGTATAATAGTTCAGATTCCAACATCAAATTGGAGGAGAAACTGAGTTCCGAGTCAAGAAATAAATGGAAAGAAAGTAATTCAGGCCATGAAAGTAAATCATGTGAGCAGCAGACTGGCAACACAAATGCCACGAAAGTAAGTGGTGCTGCTAACCTTGATATTGTTGTTAATACCAATCCTGTATCAGCAGGTAGATCGACTGAGCAACATGATGGTGAGTCAAGAATTGAGCCAAAAGAGAACAGTGCTGCTTGTGGTGTCCATAATATTACCCCAGGTCCAGAGAGTAATCCAAATGAACAGAACGTACTAAATTCAGAGCCTGTCCAAAGCTAATTGAAACAGATTGATTTTTAGCGGGGAGGAGGGAAACGACCTCCAGATGTATAAATTACTCCTATAGgttaatttatcataaaatctGTAGAGTTTCGCAGCAAGTATCTAGCATGCAACTTGTTTTGTTAACAGCAACTTTCATCCGTTGTTTTGCTGATTAGATGTAAAACCATTTGAATTTGGTAAAGAGAAGGTGTTCCAAACTCTTACAATTCCTGGAACTAGTTTGGTGTGCTGTATCTGCCTTATTATATGGCCTCGAGCAGGCATGTTTGTGGCACTGAAGCATTTACATTACTACATTTTAGTTCAGCCAGTCACCACTGTCCTTACAAGAAGCGCTTATCTTCGAACTGTAAACTTGTTAATAGTTTTCGCAGAGCAGCCAATATTTCATCCTAAGCGTGCCTCAAGCCTGTAGACGGcaggtgttattttttttttcccgtttttTTCGACAAACGCCTCTCATACCACGTAAATATCAGATCCAAGCAAATTGCTTAGGCTGTCGGGAGGGTTATGAATCCAATTTGGAGGAAGAGCTGGTTCTAACAGCCTTAGCTATCTAATCTGGCAACATGATTTGCCTTCCTTCATACTGATGCAACAGTGATGTTAAGCATGCTATGAAGCTGGTGCTTTATATCCATGACAATAGGGGCTATCTCCCAATCAGTAACAGAGGTAGATTCTTTGATTGCTGGCTCGATAGCAGCAGCGTCAGATTCTAAGGTTGTTACTGAGGATAGGAACTCGAAGTCAAGACTCGAGCAATGCAAATAGCTTAATTATTCTTAGACTgattcatattgaaaaaaattccacAATTTCATTAGGAAACCAGAATGGCCAGAGATCCAGAGGGTGAACCTTCGGAATCAGAATACCTAATGCTCTGAGAAAGTGAACATATTCTAACCGCAAAGCACCAAGACTTGGTTCTCCCAAGGCCAGGAAAAGCTAAAAAGTTCAAAGCATTGAGCTactgattcaaaaaaaaaagaaaaaaacaagagagggTAACTTAGAGTTTCAGAAGCCAAGTACACAGCTGAGACCACTGCCTTCCTCTTAGAACCCTTGCGGTTCTACCTCAGCTAGTTGCCCGCTTTCCTAAAGAGAGCGAAATCAGCATGCAGTTTTCACTTCCATGCACAAGATGCCACCAAATCTCTGTTCATCCAGCCAAGATAAAGAGCCCCATCTCTTTCTTGAAGCCTATATCTATCAGAATAGTTCTCTAGCAGTGTTTTGATGGTGGCATTCACCAAGGTGCTTAATGGGTATGGAGTAAACCCAGCCATTGTGAATCGCGATCTCCACTTCCCAAGAAGCTCGTGTCTTTCCACCCTCTCAGTTCCCTCGCATGCTATTATGTTAACAACATCCCTTGCCAGGCAATGCTGTTCCACATTGATCCGTTCCTTGTGGTCTCTTGGAAGGGTCACATCAATGGATTCAAACATAGCAGTATAATAGTTTAGTGTCTCGATGAACCGAGGGAAGAATGCAGCAGTATTCGTGTTAGATTCCTGCTCAACAAGGGTGACCACCTTTGGAGACATGCTTTTAACTAGCCTCAGCACCCGATCCCGGTGATTCTGAGTGCTGACACTCTCATCAGGCATGTGGTGAAGTACAAATGCAAAGTTCACTGCTAGAGCCTCCCCACGTCGAACACCAAGGTTTTCTATCTGAACCTCACAGCCAGACATGGCAGCAGCATGAAACTCAAATGGCACCTTAAATGACTCAGCAAGCTTAGATAGCCTTTTTCCCACTATACTCAGTCCTCCTCCACGGGCATATGCTGATGTGGAATCATCAATACCTGTAATGCGGATGTGGGGTGGCCCCCCAGGCCTTGCTGCAAAGGCCTGGATTAGACTGATCCACTGACTCCCCTGAccaatttgaaaatcaattatatgaACCCTGTTTTCATCCTTCATGGCTTCTGCAATGGCACCATTTGCAGACATGTACCCAAATTTGAAATAGGCACAAACCTCATAAAGAATGTGCATGTAAGACAGCATCTCGGCACTTGCTGGTTCTTTGCATCTTAAACCTTTGCAGATGGAACTCCCTGAGGAGGCCAGGCGTGCAACAAGCCCTTCCAACATGTATGCTCCCAATCTTTGAATTGGTTCACCAGAAACTGAGACCATCTGGCGTAACTTGTCCATCAAGCACTGTGCCATTAACAGATCATTATCTGACACTGCTTTTGCACAGGCAATAAGGACTTGTTTTAGGTCCCCTCTAGAAATCACATCCATTATTTGTCTCCAGCTATCCATTTCCAGTGACTCGATGTTTGTCCCACTCTCAAGTGCATTTTCAATGCTGTCAATAATATCGGAATCAGGCCCAAACATCACAGTTTCTAATTCTCTCAACTTGTGACTGAAATCATGGGCATCATCAGTTATGCAGGAGCCACTTAATGGAGAACCACTGGCATTGTCAGGGGAATGACGTGGCTCAAGTGAATATGACTGAGATTCTTGCTGTGACAATGGGCTTCCATTTGGTGAGAAACTGACAGTTGATGGGGAGTTGTAAGCAGCATAGCTGCCATTTGCTGAAGATGACTCCAGCGTGCAGTATTGCTCATGGGAGTTTGGAATGGTGAAGGGGGTTCCTTGGGTGCTGCCACTGGAGTATATCTGGCGGTCTAAAGTTCTGGACTGAGGCTTGCAGTAGGCTTCAACTTCTTGCATCGGTTGATAGAGAAATCTGCTGGACATGCCCGAACCTCTGAGTTGTTTCGATGCTTGCATTGAATTCTTAACCAGCCTGCCTGATtccttaaataaaattagaaacaaTCCAAGTAATCTTTTCTTTCACGATTCAGAACTTCACTGAACATCAGTCACCAAAATATGGAACGATATTAGAATGCCTTGGCTTTCATGACAGAAGCCTTTGAATTCCTCTGATAGATCAGCTAAACGATCCTTGTGACAACACCAATACAATCACAATGTAATCCTTTATCTAGATTTCTGTTGGACACCCACTCAGCAGCAGAACACAAAGTACCAGCATAatctgcaaaagaaaagaaaatatttattattaacttatgcataaaagaataaaaatcacaataaatccAATGACAGCATTTTGTACACAGACATTAGTAAAAAAACAGGAGGCAATTCCAGCTTCATAAATTCCATACCCAAAGAAAACTATTCTCTCATCTTACAGAGACAAAAATAATACATACCTACAGCACATGGGAAATTCAATacattaatataaaagaaagtttGCAAACCAGAGAACCAGTTGGTCAACAAAAAATGATGGTTCAAATGCTTAAGATAGTTTATAGAAGCCTCCCAGAAATAgcatgaattttataaattgaaacCTTCTCCTTTACGTTTCATTTGCTCTCGAAGCAGCaagtaattttctcttttttttttttttttctttttgtggcaTAACAAGGATTGACAAGGAAGCACGCCAAATTACCTAAGTCTACATGACCTACCccattttttttggattcaaactAAACGTATATACCAAGGCAAGACTTCAATGTTAGAAGTCATTCAAGGCAGTTTGGAAAAGAAACCATGAGAAGCAAAACTCCAATTCCAGTAGagtcaaaaatagtttttttcccaGAATTTTTTCTCCACTGATCAGAATACAAGTTTCTGTGACATAAACCTTAATGAAAACAACAAGTAATATTGGAAGGTACATGGCATCTGATAAAGCAAAAGTAAATTCTCATTATTACAAACAACGTTTTTTCAACCACCAGATCATCAAAGTGCTTGAATGTAGGCTTGAAAGAAAAGGTTCACTAAAAACATTCTCTATCCCAAGACAACAATTGCACTCCACCAATATGAAATGCAGGTTAAGTAATCATGAATAATTTCATTTCTTGaattaaacataaattcttAAGAAAACAAAGATATGAGACACTGCCATTTCAAAATGAGAGCACATTTCATGGCCAAACTAAAccagaatttaaattttcaataaatcaaagcAACAAAATCTGTCAACTAAAGAAATTTAGAAGCTTGTAATGAAATCCCACCATCGAGAGATCCAACACCAACCCATTTTTAGTTTCATTGAGTCATCCATGGAAGCTCAATCAAGccaaaaagataataaatctTAGACAGCAAATAgttccataaaaaacaaaggattTCAAGGAGGCAGGGGAACGAATTTTCATAGTGGGCATCATTGTCgcttcaagaaacaaaataaattgttcaGACACCCACCTTGTTTTGAGGAATCTCCAAGTTCTTTTGGTGTTTCACTAAAAACCAGAGGTTTTTGATAGAGAGAGTGCGGacaaacaagagagagagcagAGTTATCTTCTTATCATTGCCAGACCAGAGTGTTGTTACTGTTAGCACTCTAACAttgtattataataaaataatcgaaaaaaacATTGGAGTCAGCAAGAGCCCTATAATTATTCTAAAACTACATTTCTACCACTGATGTGTAAGAGAAGTCTATTACTGTTAGTTTAATCTTAGCCGAAGCATGACACCGCCGATTCGGAATTTAGcttgaatgttttatttattaaaataatattgtttcagattttttttcaagaaaacagtTAAACCAGACAGCCATATCCGCTATACTGCGGATCACAGATTTTTTGTTAgataatgccaaaaaaaaaaaaaaaagcatagacATTAGGAGTGCTTGCAATAATATTTAGACACAGAGCTAAGATTatgtaacaaaaattaaatgtgttttATCTAATTAAACCAAAGTTGATTTAATTTAGAGTAATATCTTTTAAGTGTAATATTGGAACAACCATTTATCAAATCAACCTCGGGTTAATCGTTAAATGCGCGATCCGAATAATAGGCACGACCACAGCACACTAACTTGGTTAGCTAGCTATCCCTTTCTTTTccccttctctttcttctctcccaTGGTGGGCCTTCAATGGTCTCGGGTTTTATGAAATTCAGGATTAAATCGAGGAGTTATTATACAAATAAGggctaaaataaaagaatatggtATGAGCTCAAGTAGAATATAAAATCGAGACCCAATTAAAAAGCTATTATAAATTTAGGGATGAAaatgcaaaagagaaagagaagaaatggCGCATGCATTACACATGCTCGTGAGTTGGAGGAGCCACCATGTTGGCACAACACATGCGGGTTCCTCTGACCATTGAATGTCGTATTCCTTGATATTGTTGGGATCATGGCGTAATAACCTTTCTCATAATGTTGTAACCTATAAATGCCCAATGGTAACcagtttctcttttctctcttttattttctttttttctttcttgaatcttgcatttcttttttatatatatagaaaggatttttgttttaaatcaagATCAATTTCAGTCCctatatttctaattatttgtCAATTGAAAAtatgaagtaattttttttaattgagtgttAACCTAACACCGGGATGTTAACCCGACACAACGAAAACCCGATAATAAGTTAATTGAAGAAGACTATAAAGCCGGctctaagaagaaaaaccataaaagaaatgaaatgaaaatgaaaaaacttatgGCTAcgcaaaatagaaaacaaaggatgaaaataaaattccaaacaaTCATTCCATAGTAGAAGAAACAGTTAAACACCCATGACAATTAGTTTTTAGTTAATATTAGGTCAACTCCAGACTCAAGTCTTAGACCGAGTCAgatctcattaaaaaaacaaggagatACTTTGACTTTCTAGAAAATTAGAAAGAGTagaacttgaaatttttatttaaattgaatatttcttCATTCATAAAAATTGAGAAACTAGTTTTCTAGTTTATCAATTTTGTATTAGGtttgaaaaacacattttaaagattttcataatttttctatacaagttttgtattgtttttcaaatgaagaaaagatattaacaatataaatatttcttttatatataggCACTTTTTAACATTGtaagagattaaatatttttctatttttatagttagtgtcataaattattttttattataaatctaaaattaagatattttttgggGTTAACAATATAATCTTTTAatggaaatttttaatttaaataaaataaaattaatattctattaTTAGATTATCAcgaatacaaaatattaagatgattattataaattatacttttgattttaaaaaaatatataattgtaatCTCAAtgtatatctttttaaaaaattattatctttgttcgcaatcaatgaatatgtttttgttttttaaattctcattagaaaaagaaatatgaaaaaggaaaagaaaaccaaaaatagaaaatagaaaaggaaaatatttttctattagtgGACATACCCTTGATTTTTCTACTCATCCTCTAATGCATCTcactaaaatgtaaatttaattcatttcttaaattagaagaaattcaatttttattaaaaaaactttttaaaatatttgtacaatttgatgaaaaagcttgtttttatttgtttaaaaaataaactataaataaattaatatttttatttcaatagtaATAGCATGCTCAAATTAGTTTTTccacatcaattttttttttaaaaatcaattaaagttTAAGTAGGTTCTTTATAACAATACTCATGTTCCTAACAATATAATCTTAACCACTTCTCAAATAGACTAGGCCTTCAAAATTAGTTAGTgtaactataaaatatatttcttttttatttcataaaatgagtataaaaatttatagattGATTATATACTAGACAAGAAATGTTGTGTATTCTATATCTATAAATGTCAGATAAAACTCTTACTATACTTATGTTAAAGTACTTGAAGCTTGGTGAAACCCTCCACATGAAACGCGACTTgccatgtatttttaattttttttttatgtttatagatcgttttgatatattaatgttaaaaataaatttaaaaaataaaaataatattatttagatatattttaagtcaaaaatattttaaaaattaacctctCACGTAACACCAAATTGATACAATATATCACCTTTAATATAACATCAAATCAACACGGTATATCactttttaaaatctcaacGATGAAACTCGAATTTAAAACCTTATAccgataaagtttttttattttttaatcatttaaatcAGTGCTTGAAGACTTTGAATTAGCCacctaacatttaaaaaatagaaaataaagcaTTTTAGAGGAAGCATCATCAGGCCAAGATCTACAAGATcaccttaagaaaaaaaaagagaagaaattattaaataagttTACGGATTCTTTAATCAAGTCTTTGTTTCCTAGTGGTTGATTGATCGAAATCAACATTCCCACCCCACCCCACAAGTAATTAAAGCATGAGATTGCATTTGGTCgatcaattttgaaaagaaaatctgtcattatcattatttgtttattttattttgcatgttatttagctaaataaaacaattgttcGGTAATCTTAAACCTGTTCTGTTGGTattgcagttgttttttaaaatattttttatttaaaaatatattaaaataatatatttttttaaatctatttttaacatcgatgtattataataatttaaagaattctAAATATTCTGAAAAAAACACATCCCAACggaaaaaacaagtaaacaagATTCAAGAATAAacataaccatctaggtggtggcccagtggta harbors:
- the LOC18105351 gene encoding WRKY transcription factor 1, coding for MVSSEEVPDEVSPKELQKRQSLDDGTDTKPQTHDVGGASQQEGIPASYAPGKSLENSGGRISELDKEGSVSSITPRKVSHTPGSDLRSLQSGQEGRTPIMREKVSEDGYHWRKYGQKFVKGNEFIRSYYKCTHPSCQAKKQLECSHDGKLADIVYLGEHEHPKPQHNLPQAVGCVLSVVEEKPDHLLFTGVEESHEPHPIESTNTPQISSVTSSEDVKRVLSEPKRIRDEVDVDDDQRSKRRKKSSCNDSSTPVDTPTSEPRLVIQTKSEVDIVSDGYRWRKYGQKLVKGNPNPRSYYRCSSPGCPVKKHVERASHDPKLVITSYEGQHDHDMPPSRTITHNTTGLNTCTTTIQNGELGTKSGESNAISLEMVVYNSSDSNIKLEEKLSSESRNKWKESNSGHESKSCEQQTGNTNATKVSGAANLDIVVNTNPVSAGRSTEQHDGESRIEPKENSAACGVHNITPGPESNPNEQNVLNSEPVQS
- the LOC7468554 gene encoding scarecrow-like transcription factor PAT1, with the translated sequence MQASKQLRGSGMSSRFLYQPMQEVEAYCKPQSRTLDRQIYSSGSTQGTPFTIPNSHEQYCTLESSSANGSYAAYNSPSTVSFSPNGSPLSQQESQSYSLEPRHSPDNASGSPLSGSCITDDAHDFSHKLRELETVMFGPDSDIIDSIENALESGTNIESLEMDSWRQIMDVISRGDLKQVLIACAKAVSDNDLLMAQCLMDKLRQMVSVSGEPIQRLGAYMLEGLVARLASSGSSICKGLRCKEPASAEMLSYMHILYEVCAYFKFGYMSANGAIAEAMKDENRVHIIDFQIGQGSQWISLIQAFAARPGGPPHIRITGIDDSTSAYARGGGLSIVGKRLSKLAESFKVPFEFHAAAMSGCEVQIENLGVRRGEALAVNFAFVLHHMPDESVSTQNHRDRVLRLVKSMSPKVVTLVEQESNTNTAAFFPRFIETLNYYTAMFESIDVTLPRDHKERINVEQHCLARDVVNIIACEGTERVERHELLGKWRSRFTMAGFTPYPLSTLVNATIKTLLENYSDRYRLQERDGALYLGWMNRDLVASCAWK